In Flavobacterium praedii, the DNA window CTAGCGGGCATTTCATTGATAATCGCTCCCAAGAAATTATCGAAAAAAACGATAATGATTTTGATGTAATTGGTTGGGCTACCAATCAAATCAATGAATCGGGAAAATTTTCGACAGCGACTGTTTTGGGCTTAAAAGAGCGAAAAGCAATTTATCGTAAAGGTTTGGGAGCGACTTTAATCAATGATGGTTTTGACGTAAACAAACCATATGATGTTCCAAAAAGAGCAAAATCAAACAGTAATTTACCTTTTCCTTATGGAGATGTTGAACCCAAAGACACAGTTTTTAAAAACGTGAATTATACCAAATTGAATCAGGTTGTTGCCAATGCATTTGATGCCAAAGGGAATGATTATAAAAGAACACGCTCCGTTTTGGTTATTTATAAAGATAAAATCATTGCCGAGAAATATGCGGATGGTTTTACGAAAAACAGTGTTATTTTGGGTTGGTCGATGACCAAGAGTATTACGGGGACGCTTTTTGGAATTCTTCAAAAGCAAGGGCGATTTGACATCTACAAACCCGCTCCGATTTCCGAATGGCAAAACGACGATCGAAAATACATTACGACCAATGATTTATTGCATATGAATTCAGGTTTGGAATGGGAGGAGAAATATGACAGAATTTGTGATGCGACAAAAATGCTTTTCCAGTCGGAGGATATGTCAAAAGGGCAATTGCTAAAACCAGCGATTTTCAAACCCAACACGCATTGGAATTACTCTTCGGGAACAACAAATTTATTGTCGGGAATTTTGCGGAAGCAGTTCAAAACCCATCAAGAATACTTGGATTTTTGGTATTCGGCATTGATTGATAAAATTGGAATGCATTCCATGCTTGTGGAAACGGATATGGCGGGGAATTATGTTGGATCGTCTTATGGTTGGGCAACCACAAGAGATTGGTCCAAATTGGGATTGTTGTATTTGCACCAAGGCAATTGGAACGGTCAGCAATTATTTGATCCCAGTTGGGCAAAGTATGTTGCGACTCCCACAGATACTTCACACGGAAGATATGGAGCACAATTTTGGCTTAATGAAGGATACTATTTTCCAGATGTTCCAAGAGATATGTATTATTGTAGTGGTTTCCAAGGGCAAATGGTAGCTATAATTCCGTCTGTGGATTTGGTAATTGTGAGAATGGGTTTGACAGAAGAATCTCAATTTGATTTTAATGGATTGTTGAGTGGAATTGTGTGGAGTGTGAGAAATAATTAACCGCAAAGACACAAAGTAAAAACCGCAAAGAGCGCAGAGTATAAAATCAATACTTTGCGCTCTTTGCGTAAATCTTTGCTCCCGATAGTTATCGGGATTGCGGTTAAAAGCTACAAATCAAATCCAATTTTAACGCCCAATTTGTTAGCGATAATAGTAGTAATTCGTTGTTTCAATTCCGGTATTTTGATGTTTTCGATAACGGCATTCGAGAACGCGTACATCAATAATGCTTTGGCTTCTTTTTTCGGGATTCCGCGTTGTTGCATGTAGAACATAGCGGTTTCATCCAATTGTCCGATGGTACATCCATGGGAACATTTTACGTCATCGGCAAAAATCTCCAATTGCGGTTTGGCGTTAATGGTTGCTTTGTCGCTCAAAAGAATATTATTGCTTTTTTGGAAAGCGTTTGTTTTTTGAGCTTCTCTTTCTACATATACTTTTCCGTTGAAAACTCCTGTTGAACGGTCGGTAAAAATTCCTTTATAATCTTGAAAGCTTTCACAGTTAGGCGTTGCGTGGTTCACTAAAGTATAATGATCAACGTGTTGATTGCCTCCAATGATTGTAATTCCGTTCAAGGTACTTGTTAGTCTTTCACCAAAATGATAGAAATTCAAATTGTTTCGGGTTAGGTTTCCGCCAAAAGAGAAAGTATGCACCGAAACGTGACTTTCCTGTTTTTGGGAAACATACGTATTGTCAATTAAATTGGCTTCCAGGTTGTCATTTTGAATTTTGTAATAATCAACAATCGCTCTTTTTTGAGCAAAAATCTCGGTAACCGAATTGGTTAAAACTGGATTAGCTTCGCTTCGTTCGCCGTAGGCTCGGGTTTCGTTCAAACTTTGATGGCGTTCTATGATTTGAACATGTGAGTTTTCACCAACAATAACCAAGTTTCTTGGTTGTACCAAAAGAGCCGATTCGCTTCCTGTAGAGAAATACATGATCTCAATAGGTTTGTCTGCCACTTTGCTTTTTGGGATATTGATGTAAGCTCCTTCATTGGCGAAAGCCGTATTCAAAGATGTCAAACTTTCGTCTTTACTAGCCACTTTATTGAAATAATTATCAATAATCATTTTGTATTTTGGCTTGTTTAATGCCGATGACATTAAGCAAACATCGATACCGTCGTGAGTAGTTGAAGATAAATGTGAACTAAAGACACCATCTACGAAAACTACTTTGTAGGTGTCTATTTCGTGTAAAAAGTATTTTTTTACATCACTATATTGAATGGTATTTTCTGTTTTTGGAAAAACGCTAAAGTCATTTTTTAAGATAGCATTTAGCGAAGTGTATTTCCAACTTTCTTCTTTTTTGGTTGGGAAGCCCTTATTTTCGAAGTTTTTTATAGCTGCTGTTCGCACATCGTGAAGTTCGGAATGAACATCAATACGCTCTTCAAAAGCCATAAAAGACGATAGTAATTTTTCTTTTAATTCCAT includes these proteins:
- a CDS encoding serine hydrolase domain-containing protein, translated to MKKYFKIGALLFLLILGYFGFTSYPKLELISGFSAKSMASGHFIDNRSQEIIEKNDNDFDVIGWATNQINESGKFSTATVLGLKERKAIYRKGLGATLINDGFDVNKPYDVPKRAKSNSNLPFPYGDVEPKDTVFKNVNYTKLNQVVANAFDAKGNDYKRTRSVLVIYKDKIIAEKYADGFTKNSVILGWSMTKSITGTLFGILQKQGRFDIYKPAPISEWQNDDRKYITTNDLLHMNSGLEWEEKYDRICDATKMLFQSEDMSKGQLLKPAIFKPNTHWNYSSGTTNLLSGILRKQFKTHQEYLDFWYSALIDKIGMHSMLVETDMAGNYVGSSYGWATTRDWSKLGLLYLHQGNWNGQQLFDPSWAKYVATPTDTSHGRYGAQFWLNEGYYFPDVPRDMYYCSGFQGQMVAIIPSVDLVIVRMGLTEESQFDFNGLLSGIVWSVRNN
- the sufD gene encoding Fe-S cluster assembly protein SufD encodes the protein MELKEKLLSSFMAFEERIDVHSELHDVRTAAIKNFENKGFPTKKEESWKYTSLNAILKNDFSVFPKTENTIQYSDVKKYFLHEIDTYKVVFVDGVFSSHLSSTTHDGIDVCLMSSALNKPKYKMIIDNYFNKVASKDESLTSLNTAFANEGAYINIPKSKVADKPIEIMYFSTGSESALLVQPRNLVIVGENSHVQIIERHQSLNETRAYGERSEANPVLTNSVTEIFAQKRAIVDYYKIQNDNLEANLIDNTYVSQKQESHVSVHTFSFGGNLTRNNLNFYHFGERLTSTLNGITIIGGNQHVDHYTLVNHATPNCESFQDYKGIFTDRSTGVFNGKVYVEREAQKTNAFQKSNNILLSDKATINAKPQLEIFADDVKCSHGCTIGQLDETAMFYMQQRGIPKKEAKALLMYAFSNAVIENIKIPELKQRITTIIANKLGVKIGFDL